One genomic window of Methylothermaceae bacteria B42 includes the following:
- a CDS encoding nicotinate phosphoribosyltransferase, which produces MTDLQSVLLTDLYQLTMLQGYWREGMNDNAVFELFVRKFPPNRNFLIAAGLEQALDYLENLRFTEEECNFLQGTGFFDSEFIDWLAQLTFTGDVDAMPEGTVFFPDEPILRVTAPLPQAQLVETRLINLLQFQTLIASKAARCVLAAPGKLLVDFGLRRAHGSEAGLLAARAAYLAGFTGTSNVLAGMEFSIPIFGTMAHSYIMAHDDELEAFRAFAHAQPNNVVLLIDTYDTLKAVDKVIALAEELKRENITIKAVRIDSGDLAALAKQVRQKLDHAGLDQIGIFASGDLDEYALKRFTHDNIPIGGFGIGTKLTTSNDVPYLNCAYKLQEYASIARRKVSKGKQTWPGRKQVYRRYDASGKIEKDIITLMNDPQEGEALLQPVMKNGKRLQTPESLGAIRERTAYNLEALPSGLQTLDQTTQYPVEISPCLIRLTQEIDKKIGLR; this is translated from the coding sequence ATGACCGACCTTCAAAGCGTCCTCCTTACCGACCTTTACCAGCTCACCATGTTGCAAGGCTATTGGCGGGAGGGGATGAATGATAACGCCGTGTTCGAACTGTTCGTGCGCAAATTCCCGCCCAATCGTAATTTCTTGATCGCCGCCGGCCTGGAACAGGCTCTGGACTATTTGGAGAACCTCCGTTTCACGGAAGAAGAATGCAATTTTCTGCAAGGAACCGGCTTTTTTGACTCTGAATTTATCGACTGGCTGGCCCAACTGACTTTCACCGGCGATGTGGACGCTATGCCGGAAGGTACCGTCTTTTTTCCAGACGAACCCATTCTCCGGGTCACCGCTCCCCTGCCCCAAGCGCAACTGGTGGAAACCCGTCTGATCAACCTGCTGCAATTTCAAACCTTGATTGCTTCCAAGGCTGCCCGCTGCGTTCTCGCCGCCCCCGGCAAATTGCTGGTGGACTTTGGCCTGCGCCGGGCCCACGGCAGCGAAGCCGGGCTGCTGGCGGCACGGGCTGCCTATCTGGCAGGATTTACCGGTACTTCCAACGTCCTGGCGGGCATGGAATTCAGCATCCCCATCTTTGGTACCATGGCCCATTCCTATATCATGGCCCACGATGATGAATTAGAAGCTTTCCGCGCTTTCGCCCACGCCCAGCCCAATAACGTGGTACTACTGATTGATACGTACGACACGTTAAAAGCCGTGGACAAAGTCATCGCCCTGGCCGAAGAATTGAAGCGGGAAAATATCACCATCAAGGCCGTGCGGATTGATAGCGGTGATCTGGCCGCCCTAGCAAAACAAGTGAGGCAAAAGCTAGATCACGCCGGTCTCGATCAAATTGGCATTTTTGCCAGCGGCGATTTGGATGAATACGCCTTAAAGCGTTTTACCCACGATAATATTCCCATCGGCGGCTTTGGCATCGGCACCAAACTCACCACTTCCAACGATGTCCCCTACCTCAATTGCGCCTACAAACTGCAAGAATACGCCAGCATCGCCAGACGCAAAGTCTCGAAGGGTAAACAAACCTGGCCCGGCCGCAAGCAAGTCTACCGCCGATATGACGCCTCTGGGAAAATAGAAAAGGACATCATTACGCTAATGAATGACCCGCAAGAAGGGGAGGCGCTATTGCAGCCAGTGATGAAGAACGGAAAACGCCTGCAAACACCAGAATCGCTCGGCGCTATTCGTGAAAGGACAGCTTATAATCTTGAGGCCTTGCCTTCCGGGCTTCAAACGCTTGATCAAACCACTCAATACCCGGTTGAAATCTCCCCTTGCTTGATCCGTTTAACTCAGGAAATTGACAAAAAAATCGGCCTCAGGTGA
- a CDS encoding alpha/beta hydrolase, with the protein MRIVGFLNLFVLLLLTACATRPPSFSTSLKGPALTPETFITSDGWPLPLHQWQPGKQAEAVIVALHGFNDYGRFIEQPAHYFNKAGIAVYSYDQRGFGASPGRGRWAGTKTYANDLATFVDLLRQRHPDTPLYVLGESMGGAVTAVAAVNGLPNVDGLILAAPAVWARWTMPWYQRSLLWLGSHVAPWMKLTRKGLEITPSDNIEMLRALSQDPLVIKATRIDAIAGLTNLMDSALASAPKLNTPTLLLYGEKDEIVPKEPTLAFIRQAKPNILKTAWYDEGYHMLLRDLQGERYWRDILAWIRQPHGPLPSGADNHLPELNSSKIMTMKEITE; encoded by the coding sequence ATGAGAATTGTCGGATTTCTAAATCTATTCGTTTTACTATTACTAACTGCTTGCGCCACCCGTCCCCCTAGTTTCTCCACCTCTTTGAAGGGACCTGCCTTGACACCGGAGACTTTTATCACCAGCGACGGATGGCCTTTGCCTTTGCATCAATGGCAACCTGGGAAACAAGCAGAAGCTGTTATTGTCGCCTTACATGGTTTCAACGATTACGGCCGGTTTATCGAACAACCCGCCCATTATTTCAACAAGGCAGGCATTGCTGTTTACTCTTACGATCAAAGGGGATTCGGCGCTTCTCCCGGGCGGGGCAGATGGGCGGGAACAAAAACCTACGCCAACGACCTGGCGACTTTTGTTGACCTGTTAAGACAGCGTCATCCGGACACGCCGCTTTATGTACTGGGTGAAAGCATGGGCGGCGCGGTCACCGCGGTTGCCGCCGTCAACGGACTTCCCAACGTGGACGGGTTGATTTTGGCCGCACCTGCGGTCTGGGCCCGTTGGACCATGCCCTGGTATCAGCGCAGTTTATTGTGGCTGGGAAGCCATGTGGCGCCGTGGATGAAACTGACCAGAAAAGGCCTTGAAATCACGCCTTCCGACAATATAGAGATGCTAAGAGCGTTGTCGCAAGACCCGTTGGTGATTAAGGCCACCCGGATTGACGCTATCGCTGGATTGACCAACTTAATGGACAGCGCCCTGGCATCCGCCCCGAAATTGAATACCCCGACCCTGCTGCTTTACGGCGAAAAGGACGAAATAGTGCCAAAAGAACCAACTTTAGCGTTCATCCGCCAGGCCAAACCGAACATCCTTAAAACCGCCTGGTATGACGAAGGCTATCACATGCTGCTGCGGGACCTTCAGGGCGAGCGTTACTGGCGGGATATTCTGGCCTGGATCAGGCAACCTCACGGACCTTTACCATCTGGCGCTGATAATCATTTACCGGAATTGAATTCCTCCAAAATCATGACCATGAAAGAAATAACAGAGTAA
- a CDS encoding DNA-binding protein, with protein MTEAQNNTTDITETAEKETIIQLPESALPIIPVRNVVLFPGVIIPLSIGRDRSIAAAQHALKAEQPVGLLLQKDAGIDKPMPSDLYTVGTTANILRYVTAPDGTHHIVCQGEQRFRVKEYLEGYPFLVAEIEPISEEEAISAEIEARMLQLKEQVGELLELMPQAPSELVNAVQQINTPGMLADMVAAFIDIEPEKKQALLETTDVAERLDKLLDHVSRRLEVLRLSQEISERTKKSMDERQREYLLREQLKTIQQELGEGEEQAEEINELREAIEKAGMPEEVKEHALKELKRLERMHESQAEYGMLRTYLEWLTELPWSKDTEEKLEISEARRILDEDHHDLEKVKRRILEYLAVRKLNPQGKSPILCFVGPPGVGKTSLGQSIAKATGRKFVRVALGGVHDEAEIRGHRRTYIGAMPGNIIQAIRKAGSRNCVMMLDEIDKLGAGAFHGDPAAALLEVLDPEQNANFRDNYLGVPFDLSKVMFICTANVLDTIPRPLLDRMEIIEIPGYTETDKLQIARRYLVKRQLEACGLTPEQCEITDDALLTIIRHYTREAGVRNLEREIGAVFRHAAIEIAEKGKEKVRIDADDIAKILGPPRYESEVAMRTSIPGVATGLAWTPVGGDILFIEATKTPGNGKLILTGHLGDVMKESAQAALTLVKARSETLGIDPKVFSESDVHVHVPAGATPKDGPSAGVAIFVALVSLFTDKPVRPDVAMTGEISLRGLVLPVGGIKEKVLAALQAGIKTVMLPARNKKEWEDIPPEAKEKLRFVWLENVDQAIEEAIGKI; from the coding sequence ATGACTGAAGCACAAAACAATACCACTGATATCACCGAAACCGCAGAAAAAGAAACCATCATCCAACTTCCGGAAAGTGCCTTACCCATTATTCCGGTCCGCAATGTCGTTCTGTTCCCAGGCGTCATTATCCCTTTGAGCATCGGGCGCGACCGCTCCATTGCCGCGGCCCAACACGCACTTAAAGCGGAACAGCCGGTCGGCCTGCTGCTGCAAAAGGATGCGGGCATTGATAAACCCATGCCCAGTGACCTCTACACGGTAGGCACTACAGCCAATATATTGCGCTACGTGACCGCGCCGGATGGCACCCATCATATAGTTTGCCAAGGGGAACAACGATTCCGAGTCAAGGAGTATCTGGAAGGGTATCCTTTTCTGGTGGCGGAAATTGAGCCTATTAGCGAAGAAGAAGCCATCAGCGCTGAAATCGAAGCTCGCATGCTGCAATTGAAAGAGCAAGTGGGAGAGTTGTTGGAATTGATGCCCCAAGCGCCTTCCGAATTGGTCAATGCGGTCCAGCAGATCAATACCCCGGGCATGCTGGCGGATATGGTGGCGGCGTTTATCGACATTGAGCCAGAGAAAAAACAAGCCCTGTTGGAAACCACCGATGTTGCGGAGCGGCTGGATAAGCTCCTGGATCACGTCAGCCGCCGCCTTGAAGTATTGCGTTTGTCTCAGGAAATCAGCGAGCGCACCAAAAAATCCATGGATGAACGGCAGCGCGAATACCTGCTGCGCGAACAACTTAAAACCATCCAACAAGAGCTGGGAGAAGGCGAAGAGCAGGCGGAAGAAATCAACGAACTGCGCGAAGCCATCGAAAAAGCCGGCATGCCTGAGGAAGTCAAGGAGCACGCTCTCAAGGAGCTAAAGCGGCTGGAACGGATGCACGAATCTCAGGCGGAATATGGCATGCTCCGCACCTATTTGGAATGGCTGACAGAACTGCCCTGGTCCAAGGACACCGAGGAAAAGCTGGAAATCAGCGAAGCCCGCCGCATTCTCGACGAAGATCACCACGATCTGGAGAAGGTCAAGCGGAGGATTCTCGAATACCTGGCGGTACGCAAACTCAATCCCCAAGGCAAAAGCCCGATTCTCTGTTTCGTCGGTCCTCCGGGGGTAGGTAAAACCTCTCTCGGCCAAAGCATTGCCAAGGCGACAGGGAGAAAATTTGTCCGTGTCGCCTTGGGGGGCGTCCATGACGAAGCGGAAATCCGCGGCCACCGCCGCACCTATATCGGCGCCATGCCGGGAAATATCATTCAGGCCATTCGCAAGGCGGGTAGCCGCAATTGCGTGATGATGCTGGACGAAATAGACAAACTGGGCGCCGGCGCTTTCCACGGCGATCCCGCCGCCGCTTTGCTGGAAGTGCTGGATCCCGAGCAAAACGCTAACTTCCGGGATAACTATTTGGGCGTGCCCTTTGATTTGAGCAAAGTCATGTTCATCTGCACTGCCAACGTGCTCGATACCATCCCAAGGCCATTGCTCGACCGGATGGAAATCATCGAAATCCCAGGCTACACGGAAACCGACAAACTCCAGATCGCCCGCCGCTACCTGGTCAAACGGCAATTGGAAGCCTGCGGATTGACTCCGGAGCAATGCGAGATCACCGATGACGCACTGCTTACCATTATCCGTCACTATACCCGGGAAGCGGGAGTGAGGAATCTTGAGCGGGAAATCGGCGCGGTATTCCGGCATGCGGCCATTGAGATTGCTGAAAAAGGCAAGGAAAAAGTGCGGATTGACGCCGATGACATCGCAAAAATTCTTGGGCCGCCGCGCTATGAAAGCGAAGTAGCCATGCGTACCAGCATTCCGGGCGTAGCCACGGGCTTGGCTTGGACTCCGGTAGGCGGCGATATTCTGTTTATCGAGGCCACCAAGACGCCAGGTAACGGCAAGCTGATCCTTACCGGCCACCTGGGGGATGTGATGAAGGAAAGCGCCCAGGCTGCATTGACATTGGTCAAGGCCAGAAGTGAAACCCTGGGTATCGATCCAAAAGTGTTTTCTGAATCCGATGTCCACGTTCACGTCCCCGCCGGCGCCACTCCCAAGGATGGACCCAGTGCCGGTGTGGCAATCTTCGTGGCCTTGGTTTCACTCTTCACGGACAAACCGGTCCGGCCGGATGTGGCCATGACCGGGGAAATCAGCCTGCGAGGTTTGGTCTTGCCGGTAGGCGGCATCAAGGAAAAAGTATTAGCGGCGCTGCAAGCCGGCATCAAAACCGTCATGCTTCCCGCCCGCAACAAGAAAGAATGGGAAGATATCCCGCCGGAGGCTAAAGAAAAGCTGCGCTTTGTCTGGCTGGAAAATGTGGATCAAGCCATAGAAGAAGCAATTGGTAAAATTTAA
- a CDS encoding glycerol-3-phosphate dehydrogenase translates to MSGTAITVLGAGSWGTALANLIASNGFGVTLWDINADHIRTLAGSHRNERYLPGMPLSHRIDFETDLATAINEKEILLVVVPSHGFRDCLQSFKPFLAETTRVAWGTKGLDPDSGRLLHEVAAEVLGPSRPLAAISGPTFAREVAQGLPTAITVASPDAPFALDLAEFLHNAYFRVYTSDDLVGVQLGGSVKNVLAIAAGISDGMGFGANARAALITRGLAEMMRLGEAMGAKARTLMGLAGVGDLILTCTDNQSRNRRLGLGLGQGRNLDELKAEIGQQIEGILTAKLVYQLAQSKGVEMPIVEQVYQVLYQGLAPREGVKNLLLRDRKPEAC, encoded by the coding sequence ATGAGTGGAACGGCGATCACCGTCCTGGGTGCCGGCTCCTGGGGAACGGCGCTGGCAAATCTTATTGCGAGTAACGGTTTTGGCGTTACTTTATGGGATATCAATGCCGATCATATTCGCACCCTTGCCGGTTCCCACCGCAATGAGCGTTATTTGCCGGGCATGCCATTATCGCATCGGATCGACTTTGAAACCGATTTGGCAACCGCTATTAACGAGAAAGAAATTCTTTTAGTTGTGGTGCCCAGTCACGGTTTTCGTGATTGTCTGCAATCTTTCAAGCCTTTTTTGGCGGAAACCACCCGAGTTGCCTGGGGCACCAAGGGACTGGATCCTGACAGCGGTCGGTTGCTCCACGAAGTCGCGGCGGAAGTGTTGGGTCCGTCCCGGCCACTGGCGGCAATTTCAGGTCCCACTTTTGCCCGGGAAGTGGCGCAAGGCCTGCCAACCGCTATCACAGTGGCTTCCCCTGATGCCCCATTTGCCCTGGATTTGGCGGAATTCTTACACAATGCGTATTTCCGGGTCTATACTTCGGACGATCTGGTGGGTGTTCAGCTTGGCGGTTCAGTCAAAAATGTGCTGGCCATTGCCGCTGGCATTTCCGACGGCATGGGTTTTGGCGCCAATGCCCGGGCCGCGCTGATTACCCGGGGGCTTGCCGAAATGATGCGCCTGGGAGAAGCCATGGGCGCCAAGGCCAGGACTTTAATGGGATTGGCAGGGGTTGGCGATCTCATCCTTACCTGCACGGATAACCAGTCCCGCAATCGCCGTTTGGGTTTGGGCCTCGGACAGGGCCGCAACCTGGACGAACTCAAAGCTGAAATAGGCCAACAGATTGAAGGCATTTTAACTGCCAAGCTTGTCTATCAGCTGGCCCAATCCAAGGGGGTGGAAATGCCCATTGTCGAACAGGTTTATCAAGTGCTGTATCAAGGATTGGCACCCCGGGAAGGGGTAAAAAATCTGCTACTTCGGGACCGCAAACCGGAAGCCTGTTAG
- a CDS encoding preprotein translocase subunit SecB (molecular chaperone that is required for the normal export of envelope proteins out of the cell cytoplasm; in Escherichia coli this proteins forms a homotetramer in the cytoplasm and delivers proteins to be exported to SecA), which translates to MADQVEKQFAIQKVYVKDVSFETPNSPQVFTQKWEPNVEFNLASNAQELEEGVYEVVLTVTVTVKLEEKTAYLVEVAQAGIFAAQGFEKEEMGPLLGIYCPNTLFPYAREVVSDLSLKGGFMPMVLPPVNFEAIYAQKMQQQAQQEGATGKPN; encoded by the coding sequence ATGGCCGATCAAGTGGAAAAACAATTTGCCATTCAAAAAGTGTACGTCAAGGACGTTTCTTTTGAGACACCTAACTCCCCCCAGGTTTTTACCCAGAAGTGGGAGCCGAATGTGGAATTCAATCTGGCCAGCAATGCCCAGGAATTGGAGGAAGGTGTTTATGAAGTGGTGCTCACCGTCACCGTAACGGTCAAGCTGGAAGAGAAAACCGCCTATCTGGTGGAAGTGGCTCAGGCTGGTATTTTCGCCGCGCAAGGATTCGAAAAGGAAGAAATGGGGCCACTGCTGGGGATCTATTGTCCAAATACGCTATTTCCCTATGCCCGGGAAGTGGTTTCCGACCTGTCATTGAAAGGCGGGTTCATGCCTATGGTGCTGCCGCCGGTCAACTTCGAGGCTATCTATGCCCAAAAAATGCAGCAGCAGGCCCAGCAAGAAGGCGCCACCGGCAAGCCCAACTAA
- a CDS encoding sulfurtransferase codes for MERFFEFVGNHLYLVIGFAVVTVLLVRDLLESLTRKYKLVTPLQAVMLINQEDAVVVDVREPSEWDKGHIADAKLIPLGKLEERLDELAPFKHQPVIVTCQSGTRSPAACKTLQKAGFEKVTMLKGGMMAWEEANLPITKPKKHKGK; via the coding sequence ATGGAGCGTTTTTTTGAATTTGTGGGGAATCACCTCTATTTGGTGATAGGATTTGCAGTGGTTACCGTATTATTGGTGCGTGATTTACTTGAAAGTTTGACGCGAAAATATAAACTGGTCACCCCGCTTCAAGCGGTAATGCTAATCAATCAGGAAGACGCTGTCGTTGTCGATGTCAGAGAGCCCAGCGAATGGGACAAAGGCCATATCGCCGATGCCAAGTTGATTCCCCTAGGTAAACTGGAAGAGCGCCTTGACGAGTTAGCGCCTTTTAAGCATCAACCCGTCATCGTTACCTGCCAGTCTGGAACCCGCTCTCCGGCTGCCTGCAAAACCTTGCAGAAAGCCGGTTTTGAAAAAGTCACCATGCTCAAAGGTGGCATGATGGCTTGGGAAGAAGCCAATCTGCCAATTACTAAACCCAAAAAACACAAGGGAAAATAA
- a CDS encoding ArsR family transcriptional regulator produces the protein MSKMLIADEADIIHAAKCLKAMSHPLRLKILCTLGDGAASVQEIVDKVGTTQSNVSQHLAILRDKGLLSFDKQANRVYYQIDDQRTIKLIDMIREVFCRHH, from the coding sequence ATGTCAAAAATGCTCATAGCTGACGAAGCAGATATCATCCATGCGGCAAAATGCTTGAAAGCCATGTCACATCCCTTACGATTGAAAATATTATGCACTTTGGGTGACGGCGCCGCCAGTGTACAAGAAATTGTCGACAAGGTTGGAACCACCCAGAGTAACGTCTCGCAGCATTTGGCGATATTGCGGGACAAGGGACTGTTGAGTTTTGATAAGCAAGCCAATCGTGTTTATTACCAGATCGATGATCAACGTACCATCAAGTTGATTGACATGATCCGGGAAGTTTTTTGCCGCCATCATTGA
- a CDS encoding 2,3-bisphosphoglycerate-independent phosphoglycerate mutase (catalyzes the interconversion of 2-phosphoglycerate and 3-phosphoglycerate) — protein sequence MNKKRPKPLVLIVLDGFGYSETREHNAIALANTPVWDKLWNEYPHTLLHSGGLAVGLPEGQMGNSEVGHLHLGCGRLLPQELVRINLAIEDGSFFKNPTLCDAVDRALKNGKALHILGLLSPGGVHSHELQIQAMAELAVKRGLDKVYLHAFLDGRDTPPKSAGESIRRTQEKLEQLGHGQIASLTGRFYAMDRDQRWERTEAAYNLLVLGEAEYTAPDPLTGLQMAYERGETDEFVQPTAIVPPGDVMHVIEDGDVVVFMNFRADRARQLTRAFIEKDFDGFKRKRVPKLGGFVTLTEYHKDFDVPVAFPPIEITNSLGEVLSKNGLTQLRLAETEKYAHVTFFFNGGVEDPFPGEERILIPSPKVRTYDLKPEMSAFEVTEVMVESIEKQKFDVIICNYANGDMVGHTGNEAAAIKAIEALDQCLGKITVALDHAGGEMLVTADHGNAEQMLDPETGQPHTAHTLNPVPLVYYRGESGTLKAEGGSLADIAPTMLDILGLEKPQEMTGQSLLLKKS from the coding sequence TTGAATAAGAAACGCCCCAAACCCCTTGTTCTAATTGTTCTGGACGGTTTTGGCTATAGTGAAACACGGGAACACAATGCCATCGCCTTGGCTAATACACCCGTTTGGGATAAGCTCTGGAATGAATATCCCCATACTCTGCTCCATTCCGGGGGACTAGCCGTGGGACTGCCTGAAGGGCAGATGGGGAATTCCGAAGTCGGTCACCTACATCTGGGCTGTGGCCGGTTATTACCCCAAGAGCTGGTGCGCATTAACCTGGCCATTGAAGACGGCTCGTTTTTCAAAAACCCCACGCTTTGTGACGCAGTGGATCGTGCGTTGAAAAATGGCAAGGCTCTGCATATCCTGGGGCTTCTGTCTCCCGGGGGCGTCCACAGCCATGAACTACAAATCCAGGCCATGGCAGAGCTTGCCGTAAAACGGGGTCTGGACAAAGTCTATTTACATGCGTTTCTCGATGGCCGCGACACTCCCCCCAAAAGCGCTGGTGAATCTATCCGCCGCACCCAGGAAAAACTGGAACAATTGGGTCACGGACAAATCGCTTCCCTCACGGGGCGTTTTTACGCGATGGACCGGGACCAGCGGTGGGAAAGAACAGAAGCCGCTTACAACCTGTTGGTTTTAGGGGAAGCAGAATACACTGCCCCCGATCCTTTGACCGGACTGCAAATGGCTTACGAACGCGGCGAAACCGATGAATTCGTCCAACCCACCGCCATCGTTCCACCAGGCGACGTCATGCACGTGATCGAAGACGGTGATGTGGTGGTATTCATGAACTTCCGCGCCGACCGCGCCCGCCAATTGACCCGGGCCTTTATCGAAAAAGATTTCGATGGGTTCAAGCGCAAACGAGTGCCCAAACTGGGAGGGTTCGTCACTCTGACAGAGTACCACAAGGACTTTGATGTCCCCGTCGCCTTTCCGCCCATTGAAATCACCAACAGCCTTGGCGAAGTACTCTCCAAAAATGGCTTGACCCAGTTGCGTTTGGCGGAGACAGAAAAATATGCCCACGTCACTTTCTTTTTTAACGGTGGGGTGGAAGACCCTTTTCCAGGAGAAGAAAGGATTTTGATTCCCTCCCCCAAGGTAAGAACCTATGACTTAAAGCCGGAAATGAGTGCTTTTGAAGTGACGGAAGTCATGGTAGAGTCCATCGAAAAGCAGAAATTCGATGTCATTATATGTAACTATGCCAACGGCGATATGGTTGGCCACACCGGCAATGAAGCCGCCGCCATCAAAGCCATCGAAGCCTTGGATCAGTGTTTGGGGAAAATCACCGTTGCCTTGGATCACGCTGGCGGGGAAATGCTGGTAACCGCCGATCACGGCAATGCCGAACAAATGTTGGATCCTGAAACCGGCCAGCCCCATACCGCCCACACTCTCAATCCCGTCCCTCTGGTTTATTATCGGGGTGAATCGGGGACACTCAAAGCGGAAGGCGGCAGCCTGGCGGACATTGCCCCTACCATGCTGGATATTTTAGGGCTGGAAAAACCCCAGGAAATGACCGGCCAGTCTCTGCTTCTCAAAAAATCATAG
- a CDS encoding peptidase S41: protein MRKTTNLFLIALGAFLGILLGTCGSVLAEREAKKAETIPFVELKTFTEVFGRIQQDYVEPVTDKKLLENAIRGMLTGLDPHSSYLSPDQYKELRIGTTGQFGGLGIEVTMENGFVKVIAPIDDTPAQKAGIKPGDLIIRLDEKPVKGMSLQDAVKIMRGKPGTDIVLTIVREGEDKPLKIKITRDIIKIKSVKSKLLEKGYGYLRITSFQSRTGSQMLKEIKKLRKKGDLKGIVLDLRNNPGGVLNAAVAVSDAFLDQGLIVYTDGRIEDAKMKFEATPGDILRDVPMVVLINTGSASASEIVAGALQDHKRAIIMGQKSFGKGSVQTILPLSNGGAIKLTTARYYTPSGRSIQAEGIVPDIPLGTIRLETIAEAEEFKPLTEADLSRHLENGTKPEKEKKESGKQEKNDKENEMLLKDYPLHEALNVLKGINIAKQSLKK from the coding sequence ATGCGCAAGACCACGAATCTATTTTTAATTGCACTAGGCGCTTTTTTGGGCATTCTGCTGGGAACCTGTGGCAGTGTCCTAGCGGAACGGGAGGCTAAAAAAGCCGAGACCATCCCCTTTGTTGAGCTAAAAACCTTTACTGAAGTTTTTGGCCGGATTCAACAGGATTATGTAGAGCCTGTTACTGACAAAAAATTGCTTGAAAACGCCATCCGTGGCATGTTAACCGGGCTTGACCCCCATTCCAGTTATTTATCGCCCGATCAATACAAGGAGCTGCGCATCGGTACCACTGGTCAATTTGGCGGACTTGGAATTGAGGTCACGATGGAAAATGGCTTTGTCAAAGTTATCGCCCCCATTGACGATACCCCGGCGCAAAAAGCTGGCATCAAACCCGGCGATTTAATCATCCGCTTGGATGAGAAACCGGTCAAAGGTATGTCGTTGCAAGATGCGGTAAAAATTATGCGCGGCAAACCAGGTACTGATATTGTCCTGACCATCGTCCGGGAAGGGGAAGACAAACCCCTGAAGATCAAAATCACCCGGGATATCATCAAAATCAAGAGTGTTAAAAGCAAGCTGCTGGAAAAAGGCTATGGTTACCTGCGCATCACCAGCTTTCAATCCCGCACCGGCAGCCAGATGCTCAAAGAGATTAAAAAACTTCGGAAAAAAGGCGATCTGAAAGGCATCGTGCTGGATTTGCGCAACAATCCAGGCGGCGTGCTCAACGCCGCCGTGGCTGTCAGCGACGCGTTTTTGGACCAAGGCTTGATTGTCTATACCGATGGCCGGATTGAAGACGCCAAAATGAAGTTTGAGGCGACCCCGGGTGATATTCTCAGAGATGTCCCCATGGTAGTACTAATCAATACAGGTTCCGCTTCCGCCTCGGAGATTGTCGCTGGCGCCCTCCAGGATCACAAACGCGCCATTATCATGGGGCAAAAATCCTTCGGCAAGGGATCGGTGCAAACCATTCTGCCTTTGAGCAATGGCGGGGCCATCAAGCTCACCACAGCCCGCTATTACACCCCTTCTGGTCGCTCAATTCAGGCCGAGGGCATTGTGCCGGATATTCCCTTGGGAACCATACGGTTGGAAACCATTGCCGAAGCAGAGGAATTCAAACCCCTCACTGAAGCTGATCTTTCAAGGCATCTAGAAAATGGCACCAAGCCAGAAAAAGAGAAAAAAGAATCGGGCAAACAGGAGAAGAACGACAAGGAAAACGAGATGCTTCTCAAGGACTATCCTTTACATGAAGCGCTTAATGTTCTGAAAGGTATCAATATTGCCAAACAGAGCTTGAAGAAATAA
- a CDS encoding oxidoreductase: MRIIKDRAIVEDAWRHLSDEEIPPNGKISVPFARWQVEKEVLVSRDGEIGVRLSGIEPLDELRDDLDQLQLIVLEFPKFTDGRCFSYARLLRERYGFNGEIRVSGDFLADQVYYMARVGVNAFEYQGPEPLEQVLSQLELFSVRYQPAVDGPGLLLSRKI, from the coding sequence ATGCGAATCATTAAAGACCGTGCTATCGTCGAAGATGCGTGGCGTCATTTAAGCGATGAGGAAATACCACCTAACGGTAAGATTTCTGTACCGTTTGCCCGTTGGCAGGTGGAAAAGGAGGTTCTAGTCAGCAGGGACGGTGAAATTGGTGTGCGTTTGAGCGGAATAGAACCCCTGGATGAACTGAGGGACGACCTTGATCAGTTGCAGTTAATTGTCCTGGAGTTTCCGAAATTTACCGATGGCCGTTGTTTTTCTTACGCGAGATTATTGCGGGAACGTTATGGATTTAATGGTGAAATCCGCGTCAGCGGGGATTTTTTGGCAGATCAGGTTTATTACATGGCAAGGGTCGGCGTCAACGCTTTTGAGTATCAAGGCCCTGAGCCTTTGGAGCAAGTTCTTTCGCAGCTAGAATTGTTTTCTGTCCGGTATCAACCGGCTGTGGATGGTCCCGGGTTGCTGTTGAGCCGCAAAATATAA